Proteins co-encoded in one Oreochromis aureus strain Israel breed Guangdong linkage group 3, ZZ_aureus, whole genome shotgun sequence genomic window:
- the LOC120434862 gene encoding stonustoxin subunit beta-like: MWGDADSGDNLSSQLTIDTNTVNTNLKLSDNNRKVIYVEEVQSYPDHPERFDVLPQLLCRNGLTGRCYWEVKWRGRVDISLSYKGIGGKGDTYDCRFGQNDQSWRLRCSNDGPHSVCHNKRETPISSSSSSSSSVSNRVAVYVDCLAGTLSFYRVSSDTLIHLHTFKTTITETLYPGFWICSSSSVSLC; encoded by the exons ATGTGGGGTGACGCTGACAGTGGGGATAACCTTTCAA gtcaactcacaatcgacacaaacacagtgaacacaaacctCAAACtatctgacaacaacaggaaggtgatatatgtggaggaggttcagtcatatcctgatcatccagaaaGATTTGATGTTCTTCCTCAgttgctgtgtagaaatggtctgactggtcgctgttactgggaggtcaaGTGGAGAGGAAGGGTTGATATATCACTGAGTTACAAAGGAATCGGGGGAAAAGGAGACACTTATGACTGTAGGTTTGGACAGAATGATCAATCCTGGAGACTACGCTGCTCTAATGATGGTCCTCATTCTGTCTGTCACAATAAGAGAGAAAcacccatctcctcctcctcctcctcctcctcttctgtctctaacagagtagcagtgtatgtggactgtcttGCTGGTACTCtatccttctacagagtctcctctgacactctgatccaccttcACACCTTCAAAACCACAATCACTGAAACGCTTTATCCTGGATTTTGGATCTGTTCTAGTTCCTCAGTGAGTCTGTGCTGa
- the LOC116318191 gene encoding NLR family CARD domain-containing protein 3-like: MIKEKQREPSAKTASAEEELARVRTTFVWRVSPEILIQLLEALVTESVFNDLEKESILEGNPIRADKARCFIDTVRKKGDKACKIMIRHLQTIDPSLFFQLHLYSDPSALQDALQNCQPKLKSKLKKKFQCVFEGIAKAGNPTLLNQIYTELYITEGGTAEVNDEHEVRQIETASRKPDRPETTIKQEDIFKDSPEKQELIRTVLTKGVAGIGKTVITQKFSLNWAEDKANQDIQFIFPFTFRELNVLKQKKLSLVELVHHFFTETKKAGICSFEDFQVMFIFDGLDECRPPLDFHNTESVTDVTVPTAVNVLLTNLIRGKLLPYAHIWITTRPAAADQIPPEYVHRVTEVRGFTDPQKEEYFKKRFKDEDQASRIISHIKTSRSLHIMCHIPVFSWITATVLEDVLKTREGGQLPKTLTEMYIHFLVVQAKVNKVKYDGGAETDPHWSPETRKMIESLGKLAFDQLQKGNLIFYESDLTECGIDIRAASVYSGVFTQIFKEERGLYQDKVFCFIHLSVQEFLAALHVHLTFIKSGLNLLEEQQIIFKSQITESAEKHFYQSAVNEALRSPNGHLDLLLRFLLGFSLQPNQTLLRGLLKQKGSSLQTNQDTALYIKEKISENLSAEKSINLFHCLNELSDHSLVEEIQQSLRSGSLSTDKLSPAQWSALVFILLSSEKDLNVFDLKKYSSSEEALLKLLPVVKASNTALLSSCNLSGRVCEDLLSVLSSQSSSLREMDLSTNSLKDSGVIKLSAAVDSRHSKLEILRLSVCNLPKKCCESLSSVLSSQSSSLKELDLSINHLQDSGLQLLSSGLQSLNCKLNTLRLSQCNFSERSCEALSLVISSQSSSLRELDLSNSDLQDSGVKYLFVGLESPNCKLEILRSV; this comes from the exons AGGAGGAGCTTGCCAGGGTACGGACAACCTTTGTGTGGAGGGTCTCACCAGAAATTCTTATACAGCTGCTTGAGGCCCTTGTAACAGAAAGTGTCTTCAATGATTTGGAGAAAGAATCGATATTGGAGGGGAACCCTATTAGAGCTGATAAGGCACGTTGCTTTATTGACACAGTGAGGAAAAAAGGAGACAAAGCATGCAAGATAATGATCAGACACCTTCAGACCATAGATCCTTCTCTCTTCTTTCAACTGCATTTATACTCTGATCCATCTGCTCTGCAAG aTGCTCTTCAGAATTGTCAGCCTAAACTTAAGTCcaaactgaagaagaagttccagtgtgtgtttgaggggatcgctaaagcaggaaacccaacccttctgaatcagatctacacagagctctacatcacagagggagggactgcagaggtcaatgatgaacatgaggtcagacagattgaaacagcatccaggaaaccagacagaccagaaacaacaatcaaacaagaagacatctttaaagactCACCCGAAAAACAGGAActaatcagaacagtgctgacaaaaggagtggctggcattgggaaaacagtcatAACACAGAAGTTCAGTCTcaactgggctgaagacaaagccaaccaggacatccagttcatatttccattcacttttagagagctgaatgtgctaaaacagaaaaagttaagcttggtggaacttgttcatcacttttttactgaaaccaaaaaagcaggaatctgcagctttgaagacttccaggttatgttcatctttgatggtctcgATGAGTGTCGCCCTCCCCTGGACTTCCACAACACTGAGAGTGTGACTGATGTTACAGTGCCCACTGCAGTTAATGTACTTCTCACAAACCtgatcagggggaaactgcttccctatGCTCAtatctggataaccacacgacctgcagcagctgaTCAGATCCCCCCTGAGTATGTTCACAgagtgacagaggtcagagggtttaCTGatccacagaaggaggagtacttcaagAAGAGATTCAAAGATGAGGatcaggccagcaggatcatctcccacatcaagacatcacgaagcctccacatcatgtgccacatcccagtcttctcctggatcactgctacagttctggaggatgtgctgaaaaccagagagggaggacagctgcccaagaccctgactgagatgtacatccacttcctcgtggttcaggccaaagtgaataAGGtgaagtatgatggaggagctgagacagatccacactggagtccagagaccaggaagatgattgaatctctgggaaaactggcttttgatcagctgcagaaaggaaacctgatcttctatgaatcagacctgacagagtgtggcatcgatatcagagcagcctcagtgtactcaggagtgttcacacagatctttaaagaggagagaggactgtaccaggacaaggtgttctgcttcatccatctgagtgttcaggagtttctggctgctcttcatgtccatctgaccttcatcaagtctggactcaatctgctggaagaacaacaaataATCTTCAAGTCTCAAATAACAGAATCTGCAGAGAAACACTTCTACCAGAGTGCTGTTAATGAGGCCTTACGGAGTCctaatggacacctggacttgttgcTCCGTTTCCTCCTGGGATTTTCACTGCAGCCCAATCAGACTCTGTTACGAGGCCTGTTGAAACAGAAAGGAAGTAGCTTACAGACTAATCAGGACACTGCACTGTACATCAAGGAGAAaatcagtgagaatctgtctgcagagaaaagcatcaatctgttccactgtctgaatgaactgagtgatcattctctagtggaggagatccaacaatccctgagatcaggaagtctctctACAGATAAActttctcctgctcagtggtcagctctggtcttcatcttactgtcatcagaaaaagatctgaatgtgtttgacctgaagaaatactcatcttcagaggaggctcttctgaagctgctgccagtggtcaaagcctccaacacagcTCT ATTGAGCAGCTGTAACCTCTCAGGTAGAGTCTGTGAAGATTTGTTgtcagttctcagctcccagtcaTCTAGTCTGAGAGAGATGGACCTGAGTACCAACAGCCTGAAAGATTCAGGAGTAATAAAGCTGTCTGCTGCAGTGGATAGTCGACACTCTAAACTCGAAATTCTCAG acTGAGTGTGTGTAACCTCCCCAAGAAATGCTGTGAATCTCTGTCTTCAGTTCTTAGCTCTCAATCTTCAAGTCtgaaagagctggacctgagtatcaaccacctgcaggattcaggactGCAACTTCTATCTTCTGGACTGCAAAGTCTAAATTGTAAACTGAATACGCTGAG actAAGTCAATGCAActtctcagagagaagctgtgaagctctttCCTTGGTTATCAGCTCCCAATCCTCTAGCCTGAGAGAGTTGGACCTGAGTAACtctgacctgcaggattcaggagtgaagtaTTTATTTGTTGGACTGGAAAGTCCAAACTGTAAACTGGAAATTCTCAGGTCAGTTTAA
- the LOC120438623 gene encoding NACHT, LRR and PYD domains-containing protein 12-like: MSAEKSINLFHCLNELKDHSLVEEIQQSLRSGSLSTDKPSPAQWSALVFILLSSDEELEAFDLNKYSASEEAFLRLLPVVQASNTALLSGCSLSERSCETLSSVVSSHSSNLRQLDLSNNDLQDSGVKLLCVGVASQHCKLETLRLTDCNLTETSCEDLSSAVSSQSSCLRELDLSNNDLQDSGVKLLCVGVANEHCKLEILRLSGCNLSDPSCEALYLVIHAQSSSLRELDLSNNNLQDSALKILKTPNSTIIRVEPAGVQWLRPGLRKYSCQLTINTNTVHTNLKLSDNNRKMTYVREFQSYPDHPDRFDVYPQLLCRNSLIGRCYWEVEWRGRVEISVSCRRIRKKGRSYDCLFGRNDHSWSLLCSDDRPRSVWHNNRQTSISSSSSVSNRVAVYVDCPAGTLSFYSVSSDTLIHLHTFNTTFTETLYPGFRVWSGGSMSLCALECKECPPVRETL, encoded by the exons atgtctgcagagaaaagcatcaatctgttccactgtctgaatgaactgaaggaTCACTCtttagtggaggagatccaacagtctctgagatcaggaagtctctccacagataaaccatctcctgctcagtggtcagctctggtcttcatcttactgtcatcagacgAAGAACTGGAAGCATTTGACCTGAataaatactctgcttcagaggaggctttTCTGAGGCTGCTTCCAGTGGTACAAGCCTCTAACACAGCTCT actgagtggctgtagcctctcagagagaagctgtgaaactCTGTCCTCAGTTGTGAGCTCTCATTCCTCTaatctgagacagctggacctgagcaaCAATGACCtacaggattcaggagtgaagcttctgtgtgtTGGAGTCGCAAGTCAACACTGCAAACTAGAAACGCTAAG ACTTACTGACTGTAACCTGACAGAGACAAGCTGTGAAGATCTGTCCTCAGCTGTGAGCTCCCAGTCCTCttgtctgagagagctggacctgagtaataATGACCtacaggattcaggagtgaaacTTCTGTGTGTTGGAGTAGCAAATGAACACTGCAAACTCGAAATTCTAAG ACTAAGtggctgtaacctgtcagacccaagctgtgaagctctgtacTTAGTTATCCACGCCCAATCATCTAGTCTCAGAGAGCTTGATctgagtaacaacaacctgcaggattcagcaTTGAAGATACTGAAGACTCCAAACTCGACAATTATCAG ggtggagcctgctggagtccaatggttgagaccaggtctgaggaagt attcctgtcaactcacaatcaacacaaacacagtacacacaaacctcaaactgtctgacaacaacaggaagatgACATATGTAAGGGAGTTTCaatcatatcctgatcatccagacagatttgatgtttatcctcagctgctgtgtagaaatagTTTGattggtcgctgttactgggaggttgaATGGAGAGGAAGAGTTGAGATATCAGTGAGTTGCAGAAGAATCAGAAAGAAAGGACGCAGTTATGACTGTTTGTTTGGAAGGAATGATCATTCCTGGAGTCTGTTGTGCTCTGATGATCGTCCTCGTTCTGTCtggcacaataacagacaaacatccatctcatcctcctcctctgtctctaacagagtagcagtgtatgtggactgtcctgcaggcactctgtccttctacagtgtctcctctgacactctgatccacctccacaccttcaacaccacattcactgaaactctttatcctgggtttagaGTCTGGTCTGGAGGTTCGATGTCTCTGTGTGCACTTGAGTGTAAAGAATGTCCTCcagttagagaaacactctga